A part of Variovorax sp. HW608 genomic DNA contains:
- a CDS encoding DUF3047 domain-containing protein has product MAIDKKVRSAQWQGIASALSLAAALLAAPSAYAAGDAPLLTPFSSAQGGQAPQPWRFTTLPNKAPTRFEVVQEDGKRVLKVDADQSYGNLVHPAHLPLNNNAMLAWRWRVEEFVEGADLRTRAGDDGAAKVCVFFDFPTDKLPVGERTRLALARKATGEDVPSEALCYVWDNKEAKGTELTNAFTKRVQMIILESGATSKPGTWVAERRNLLADYKRAFGGEAGDTVPDIVAVAISADSDNTHGHGIAYFSDLELHGAPSTQEAASQPKQGE; this is encoded by the coding sequence ATGGCGATTGACAAGAAGGTTCGTAGTGCGCAGTGGCAGGGCATCGCATCCGCGCTGTCGCTGGCGGCGGCGCTGCTGGCTGCACCTTCGGCCTATGCGGCCGGCGATGCGCCGCTGCTGACGCCTTTTTCCAGTGCCCAGGGCGGGCAGGCGCCGCAGCCTTGGCGCTTCACCACGCTGCCCAACAAGGCTCCGACACGCTTCGAAGTGGTCCAGGAAGACGGCAAGCGCGTCCTCAAGGTGGATGCGGACCAGTCGTACGGCAACCTCGTCCATCCGGCCCATCTGCCCTTGAACAACAACGCGATGCTGGCCTGGCGCTGGCGTGTCGAGGAATTCGTGGAGGGCGCCGATCTGCGCACCCGCGCGGGCGACGACGGCGCGGCGAAGGTCTGCGTGTTCTTCGACTTCCCGACCGACAAGCTGCCGGTGGGCGAGCGCACACGCCTCGCGCTGGCGCGCAAGGCCACCGGCGAGGACGTGCCTAGCGAAGCGCTGTGCTACGTCTGGGACAACAAGGAAGCCAAGGGCACGGAGCTCACGAATGCCTTCACGAAGCGGGTGCAGATGATCATTCTCGAATCGGGCGCGACGTCCAAGCCCGGCACCTGGGTCGCGGAACGCCGCAACCTGCTCGCGGACTACAAGCGTGCGTTCGGCGGCGAAGCCGGTGACACGGTGCCCGACATCGTGGCGGTCGCGATCTCGGCCGATTCGGACAACACGCACGGCCACGGCATCGCGTATTTCTCCGACCTCGAGTTGCACGGCGCGCCTTCGACGCAGGAAGCGGCGAGCCAGCCGAAGCAAGGGGAATAG
- a CDS encoding YchJ family protein, with the protein MSASSSGPALAPCPCGRRDRNGLLLPYAQCCGRYVDDFEHTPAPDAESLMRSRYTAFVRERADYLLATWHVSTRPATLDFEPGVKWLGLDVRTHSPRDADHAEVEFVARQRGRSGAAVRLHERSRFVREPDGELNRWYYLDGDLR; encoded by the coding sequence ATGTCTGCTTCCTCTTCGGGCCCCGCCCTCGCTCCCTGCCCTTGTGGGCGCCGCGATCGCAACGGGCTTTTGCTGCCCTACGCGCAGTGCTGCGGCCGCTATGTCGACGATTTCGAGCACACACCCGCACCGGATGCCGAATCGCTCATGCGGTCGCGCTACACGGCGTTCGTGCGTGAACGCGCGGACTATCTGCTCGCGACGTGGCACGTCTCGACACGGCCTGCGACGCTGGATTTCGAGCCGGGTGTCAAATGGTTGGGGCTGGATGTGCGCACCCATTCGCCTCGCGACGCCGATCATGCGGAAGTGGAATTCGTCGCCCGCCAGCGTGGCAGGTCCGGCGCCGCCGTCCGCCTGCACGAACGCAGCCGCTTCGTGCGCGAGCCTGACGGCGAGCTGAATCGCTGGTACTACCTGGACGGCGATCTGCGCTGA
- a CDS encoding helix-turn-helix transcriptional regulator encodes MYLSASEQHALRSIFALLAEDQSEREIRERTGWALLDLLRADQFASFVWDAESDTFGGRVALNMDPANLDRYTRWHQYHDPITFVLQARRHATRVTEVMPQRDLMRTAFFTDFLSRDGLHWGMNLHAFHGDRALGDLRIWRRRHRGDFSEHDKALLDLIEPAFVGALQRAQRIAPAKTASTAGETAPAWSRLSEREREVAAAVCQGLTDKDIARHMGLGVPTIRTYLRRIFDKLGIDRRAALAGLAGRDRPS; translated from the coding sequence ATGTACCTGAGTGCTTCGGAGCAACACGCACTGCGCAGCATCTTCGCGCTGCTCGCGGAGGACCAGAGCGAGCGCGAGATCCGCGAGCGCACCGGCTGGGCCTTGCTCGACCTGCTGCGGGCAGACCAGTTCGCCTCCTTCGTCTGGGACGCCGAAAGCGACACCTTCGGCGGCCGGGTCGCGCTGAACATGGACCCGGCCAACCTGGACCGCTACACCCGCTGGCATCAGTACCACGATCCGATCACCTTCGTCCTGCAGGCGCGCCGACACGCCACCCGCGTCACCGAGGTGATGCCTCAGCGCGATCTGATGCGAACAGCGTTCTTTACCGACTTCCTCTCGCGCGACGGTCTGCACTGGGGCATGAATCTCCACGCCTTCCACGGCGACCGCGCACTGGGCGACCTGCGCATCTGGCGCCGCCGGCACCGCGGCGACTTCAGCGAGCACGACAAGGCCCTGCTCGACCTGATCGAGCCGGCCTTCGTGGGAGCGCTGCAACGCGCGCAGCGCATCGCTCCGGCGAAGACCGCGTCCACGGCCGGCGAGACCGCGCCCGCGTGGTCGCGCCTGAGCGAACGCGAGCGCGAGGTCGCGGCCGCCGTGTGCCAGGGTCTCACCGACAAGGACATCGCGCGGCACATGGGCCTCGGGGTGCCGACCATCCGCACCTATCTGCGGCGCATCTTCGACAAGCTCGGCATCGATCGCCGTGCGGCGCTGGCCGGACTGGCGGGGCGGGATCGCCCCTCCTGA